Proteins from a genomic interval of Diaphorobacter sp. HDW4A:
- a CDS encoding DegT/DnrJ/EryC1/StrS aminotransferase family protein, whose product MSVPFFRSPWQTRELAEQMGQRVTELLQSGHYILGPQVQQFERALAEHFSHDTQAVAVNSGTDALVLALQLLGLKAGDEVIVPAGTFIACYEAIVRVAATPVLVDSLADDFLCSAEQIERLITPRTRAVLAVPLFGDSSATPAIAQRCQKHDLALIEDIAQALGAHTRDTNGRCQQAGTMGDISTASFYPTKTLGAAGDAGAVISSRADLLERARALRNHGRAGAFHSEVGFNSRMDELQAMVLAEGIARLESWLQERRSIAAQYLQHLAGVSDVTLPHQREGHAWNYFVLRSHRREALKEALARRGIDTRIYYDPPIHQQPSYLQRYAPIVLPNVESHSRQALALPLFPGMTASEIEQVVEAVHAASNTLCQ is encoded by the coding sequence ATGAGCGTACCCTTCTTTCGCAGCCCATGGCAGACACGGGAGCTGGCAGAGCAGATGGGGCAACGCGTGACCGAGCTTCTGCAAAGCGGCCACTACATTCTGGGACCGCAGGTACAGCAGTTCGAACGTGCGCTTGCTGAGCACTTCTCCCATGACACGCAGGCAGTCGCTGTCAACTCGGGCACCGATGCATTGGTGCTTGCGCTTCAACTGCTCGGACTGAAGGCGGGCGACGAGGTCATTGTTCCTGCGGGCACCTTCATCGCGTGCTACGAAGCGATTGTCCGAGTTGCGGCAACACCCGTGCTGGTCGATTCTCTTGCTGACGATTTCCTCTGTAGCGCCGAGCAGATCGAGCGTCTCATCACACCGCGCACACGTGCCGTGCTCGCTGTGCCATTGTTCGGAGATTCAAGCGCTACGCCCGCCATCGCGCAACGTTGCCAAAAGCACGATCTCGCGCTCATCGAAGACATTGCACAAGCACTGGGTGCTCACACTCGTGACACCAACGGGCGCTGCCAGCAAGCGGGCACGATGGGTGACATCAGTACCGCGAGCTTCTACCCCACTAAAACGTTGGGCGCGGCGGGTGACGCTGGTGCTGTGATCAGCTCGCGTGCTGACCTCCTGGAAAGGGCACGCGCACTGCGTAACCATGGCCGTGCCGGAGCCTTCCACAGTGAGGTGGGATTCAACAGCCGCATGGATGAATTGCAGGCGATGGTGCTGGCGGAAGGAATCGCAAGACTGGAATCCTGGCTGCAAGAGCGCCGCTCCATCGCAGCGCAGTATCTGCAACATCTGGCTGGCGTTTCCGACGTCACCTTGCCGCATCAACGTGAGGGCCACGCGTGGAACTATTTTGTCCTGCGAAGCCATCGCCGTGAAGCGCTGAAAGAGGCTCTGGCACGACGCGGCATCGACACACGCATCTACTACGACCCACCCATCCACCAACAGCCGAGCTATCTGCAGCGCTATGCTCCGATTGTGCTGCCGAACGTCGAAAGTCATTCTCGGCAGGCACTGGCGTTGCCGCTCTTTCCTGGAATGACAGCGTCGGAAATCGAGCAAGTGGTGGAAGCTGTACACGCGGCTTCCAATACTCTTTGCCAATAA
- a CDS encoding cupin domain-containing protein: MNNQTPRPSTAPEVGEWQFSGTKDVQTTCADWSLASVGNIQGVELKLITNVLTDDGTLTEIYRKDWRLDDLPVEQIFQKIMSPGSISAWHAHRQATDRLFCGYGRVKVILYDARKHSPTLGLLSIHRLAIERPSLLIVPPGVWHGVQAVSDSPAIVINAVDIAYSYEDPDHWRLPSNSAEIPYQFKHRA; encoded by the coding sequence ATGAACAATCAAACGCCACGCCCATCGACCGCACCGGAGGTTGGTGAATGGCAGTTTTCGGGCACCAAGGACGTACAAACGACTTGCGCCGACTGGAGTCTGGCAAGCGTTGGAAACATTCAGGGCGTGGAACTCAAGCTGATCACCAATGTACTGACGGACGACGGCACGCTCACCGAAATCTATCGCAAGGACTGGCGATTGGATGATCTGCCTGTGGAGCAGATTTTTCAGAAGATCATGTCACCCGGCAGCATTTCGGCTTGGCATGCCCATCGCCAGGCCACGGATCGCCTGTTCTGCGGATACGGCCGCGTCAAGGTGATTCTGTATGACGCGCGCAAGCATTCACCGACTCTGGGCCTCCTGTCCATTCATCGCCTTGCGATTGAGCGCCCCTCCCTGCTCATCGTTCCGCCGGGTGTCTGGCATGGCGTACAAGCCGTATCCGATTCGCCGGCCATCGTCATCAACGCCGTCGACATTGCGTATTCATACGAAGACCCCGATCACTGGCGCCTGCCCTCTAACTCCGCCGAAATCCCGTACCAGTTCAAGCATCGCGCGTGA
- a CDS encoding glycosyltransferase family 2 protein, which produces MPRVSIIMAAYGRPHLLRWAIESIQNQTVTDWELLVVSDACPLGTAETAQALADADHRIRVIQMTRNWGEQSGPNNVGLARSCAPLVAFLNQDDLWFPDHLEVLIDWIDAAGADIAVGASAHVGFAPDGDMRRCPSGLAGMGDNGAYCPVKTFSPMSAWLVKRHCFERIGVLPRAAECVAESSQTWLFRAWKRKLKIATATELTCLIFSSGSRANSYLNGDSREQAYFGEQIHSNPYLRSRILAHASPSYCPESNPRKEFFKFHFKKLQAHLGLFPRALEFWFKHDRRSGDYIHHLRSIRGLADHAAKTSNYSQVLRRRWINRNCLYEAGTRIDCCEGGQAERHLGDGWCLADDIGCLMHATTVGVHFRLQGQNVRATRLVTLWQLPPGAILYAGVNGTGIALASAVESNELSGAAEWVWELPADANATTRILNFEIHSPTPGCRLVRMRLE; this is translated from the coding sequence ATGCCCCGCGTCTCCATCATCATGGCGGCCTATGGGCGGCCACATCTGTTGAGATGGGCAATAGAGTCCATTCAGAATCAAACCGTCACGGACTGGGAGCTGCTGGTGGTGTCCGACGCCTGCCCGCTGGGAACGGCCGAGACGGCTCAGGCATTGGCAGACGCAGACCATCGCATCCGCGTCATCCAGATGACCCGCAATTGGGGCGAACAATCCGGCCCTAACAATGTGGGGCTTGCCCGATCATGCGCACCGCTGGTTGCATTTCTCAATCAGGACGACCTCTGGTTTCCAGACCACCTGGAAGTGCTGATCGACTGGATCGACGCCGCCGGAGCGGACATTGCTGTGGGTGCGAGCGCACACGTGGGTTTTGCTCCCGATGGGGATATGAGGCGCTGCCCCAGCGGTTTGGCCGGAATGGGCGACAACGGAGCGTACTGCCCCGTCAAGACTTTTTCGCCGATGTCCGCATGGTTGGTGAAAAGGCACTGCTTTGAACGCATCGGAGTGCTTCCACGCGCTGCTGAATGCGTTGCCGAGTCGTCGCAAACCTGGCTGTTCAGGGCATGGAAACGCAAGCTGAAAATAGCCACAGCAACCGAACTCACCTGCCTGATCTTCTCTTCGGGCAGTCGCGCCAATTCCTACCTGAATGGGGACAGTCGGGAGCAGGCGTATTTCGGTGAGCAGATCCACAGCAATCCCTATCTGCGCTCACGTATTCTTGCCCATGCCAGTCCAAGTTATTGCCCCGAATCCAATCCGCGCAAGGAGTTCTTCAAGTTTCACTTCAAGAAGCTGCAAGCCCATCTGGGCTTGTTTCCTCGCGCCTTGGAATTCTGGTTCAAACATGACCGACGATCTGGCGACTACATACACCATCTGAGGTCGATACGTGGTCTTGCCGACCATGCGGCAAAGACATCAAACTATTCGCAGGTTCTGCGCCGTCGCTGGATCAATCGCAACTGTCTCTATGAAGCGGGAACGCGCATCGACTGCTGCGAAGGCGGCCAGGCTGAACGACATCTGGGCGATGGCTGGTGTCTCGCTGACGATATCGGCTGCCTCATGCATGCGACAACGGTCGGAGTGCACTTTCGCCTTCAAGGACAGAATGTGCGGGCAACGCGCCTCGTCACCCTGTGGCAACTACCGCCGGGAGCGATTCTCTATGCAGGAGTGAACGGCACAGGCATTGCGCTTGCGAGTGCTGTCGAATCCAACGAACTGTCAGGAGCGGCCGAATGGGTCTGGGAACTTCCGGCCGATGCCAATGCAACGACTCGAATACTGAACTTTGAAATCCACTCACCCACGCCCGGCTGTCGGCTGGTTCGGATGCGCCTGGAATAA